The Leishmania mexicana MHOM/GT/2001/U1103 complete genome, chromosome 32 genome has a window encoding:
- a CDS encoding dnaj chaperone-like protein, which yields MVDLYTVLEVDKCATPDQIKRNYRRLALRYHPDKAGPEGAARFKEVNTAYEVLSNRQKKEIYDRYGEAGLEALENPVAGAALATFGSTAPVVIIIATSFTCAVMLLLFLAFLVSFVDGHLRTWSYVKVFSPLFVLGFLIGVPALILLVVLAIMSPLSLSALGTLLSLLCAVVLTVVIPIAKDRNEAATRARRTDYVQWRLWLIPGYLFSVFSFIVIVMTTLPTERRILELKSIGLVHLANYTRVGFIFALLQGCCIVVFFALVACRADEVITINYFVVIGLPIFLLLTLFLVNRFMLNLLSSYISEVPPEVAAAAAARELNENGGEAPPPHHNEGYTEGPHSSWRRSPNPMCGGGTEEHNRTHRQPGAEAGEQLHSNDAQAHGSRDGEGGKDGGRAQEQGAPHGKNPYAGQHASVCGILISTIVLSILVGLLMASTAMIAVRLNYYANNGTYDGVLSLSKACIPLFIIIGIVVFTELIACLTFCCCSVVMVVEGAAPESGHGTEQEDKAGHEAEMQNNVRTDPARPAGQAVSGVTRQNEATSRCPPGAVSATPPHSVAASTDEHGKTPRERQPDSTRLSDVD from the coding sequence ATGGTCGACCTCTACACTGTGCTGGAGGTGGACAAGTGCGCGACGCCGGATCAGATCAAGCGGAATTACCGCCGTCTTGCCCTGCGCTACCACCCGGACAAGGCGGGCCCAGAAGGCGCTGCCCGGTTCAAGGAGGTGAATACCGCCTATGAGGTTCTCTCCAACCGGCAAAAGAAGGAAATTTACGACCGCTATGGCGAGGCCGggctggaggcgctggaaAACCCGGTCGCGGGGGCCGCACTCGCCACCTTCGGCTCCACCGCACCAgtcgtcatcatcatcgccacctccttcaccTGCGCCGTCATGCTGTTGCTCTTTCTGGCGTTTTTGGTGTCGTTCGTGGACGGCCATCTGCGCACGTGGAGCTACGTCAAGGTATTCTCGCCCCTCTTTGTGTTGGGCTTCTTGATTGGTGTGCCGGCTCTCATCCTCTTAGTTGTGCTCGCCATCATGTCGCCGCTCAGCCTGTCCGCACTGGGTACGCTTCTCTCTTTATTGTGTGCCGTCGTGTTGACGGTGGTCATCCCGATCGCCAAGGATCGCAACGAGGCGGCCACTAGAGCTAGACGCACCGACTACGTCCAATGGCGGTTGTGGCTTATTCCCGGATACCTGTTCTCCGTTTTTTCCTTCATCGTTATTGTGATGACGACACTGCCGACGGAGAGACGGATTCTCGAACTCAAGTCCATCGGATTGGTGCACCTCGCAAATTACACTCGCGTTGGCTTCATCTTCGCCCTCTTGCAGGGGTGCTGCATCGTTGTCTTCTTTGCACTCGTGGCGTGCCGCGCTGATGAGGTGATCACCATCAACTACTTCGTCGTCATTGGTCTCCCGATATTTCTGCTGCTCACGCTGTTCCTCGTGAACCGTTTCATGCTTAACTTGTTAAGCAGCTACATCAGCGAAGTGCCGcccgaggtggcggcggcggcggcagcgcgtgaGCTGAACGAAAATGGTGGCGaggcgcctccgccgcaccACAACGAGGGCTACACCGAAGGACCGCACTCGTCGTGGCGTCGATCGCCGAATCCGatgtgcggtggcggcactgAGGAACACAATCGCACCCACCGCCAACCCGGCGCCGAGGCTGGAGAGCAGTTGCACTCCAATGACGCCCAAGCTCACGGCAGCCGTGACGGCGAGGGAGGCAAGGATGGCGGGCGGGCGCAGGAGCAGGGTGCGCCGCACGGCAAGAACCCGTACGCTGGCCAACACGCCTCTGTTTGCGGAATTCTCATCAGCACAATTGTGTTGAGTATCCTTGTTGGCCTGCTGATGGCGTCAACCGCCATGATTGCAGTGCGGCTGAACTACTACGCCAACAACGGCACCTATGATGGTGTCCTGTCCCTATCCAAGGCGTGCATTCCACTCTTTATTATTATCGGCATCGTTGTGTTCACGGAGCTCATCGCGTGCCTTACGTTCTGCTGTTGCAGTGTCGTCATGGTCGTAGAGGGCGCTGCGCCAGAGTCTGGGCACGGCACCGAACAGGAGGACAAAGCGGGGCACGAGGCCGAGATGCAGAATAACGTCCGCACCGACCCGGCTCGGCCGGCTGGCCAGGCGGTATCTGGTGTGACACGCCAAAATGAGGCCACCAGCCGTTGCCCACCTGGAGCAGTTTCTGCCACGCCTCCTCATTCTGTAGCGGCTTCAACGGACGAACATGGCAAGACGCCGCGGGAGCGCCAGCCGGACAGCACACGCCTCTCCGACGTTGATTAG
- a CDS encoding putative 40S ribosomal protein S3 → MGPLSKKRMIIRDGVFYAELFEFLKRELAEEGFSGVSYHVTTLRTEIVIKATKTREVLGVNGRRIRELTACIQQRFNYKEGKLQLYVERVEVRGLSAMAQVESLRFKLLSNLQVRRAAMGIIRYVMESGAKGCEVTVGGKIKGQRAKSMTFRDGYMIKSGTAHKSFVDSACRHCYMRAGCIGVKVKIMLPGDSTGRNGPSEPLPDVITVIEPKQITASE, encoded by the coding sequence ATGGGCCCGCTCTCCAAGAAGCGCATGATCATCCGCGACGGCGTGTTCTACGCTGAGCTGTTTGAGTTTCTCAAGCGCGAGTTGGCCGAAGAGGGCTTCTCCGGTGTCTCCTACCATGTCACGACGCTCCGCACGGAGATCGTGATCAAGGCGACGAAGACCCGTGAGGTGCTCGGCGTGAAcggccgccgcatccgcgaGCTGACCGCCTGCATCCAGCAGCGCTTTAACTACAAGGAGGGCAAACTCCAGCTGTACGTTGAGCGCGTTGAGGTGCGCGGCCTgtccgcgatggcgcaggTGGAATCCCTCCGCTTCAAGCTCCTGAGCAAcctgcaggtgcgccgcgccgccatgGGTATCATCCGCTACGTCATGGAGTCTGGTGCCAAGGGCTGCGAGGTCACCGTCGGTGGAAAGATCAAGGGCCAGCGTGCGAAGAGCATGACCTTCCGCGACGGCTACATGATCAAGTCCGGTACGGCTCACAAGTCTTTCGTCGACTCCgcctgccgccactgctacATGCGCGCCGGCTGCATCGGTGTCAAGGTCAAGATCATGCTGCCCGGTGACTCGACTGGCCGCAACGGCCcgtcggagccgctgccggacGTCATCACCGTGATTGAGCCGAAGCAGATCACCGCGTCCGAGTAA
- a CDS encoding putative nicotinate phosphoribosyltransferase has protein sequence MADSAMAHANQFAPIMKSLLDTDAYKLHMQQAVFHQNPTVTAGYKFNCRDKDVHLGIYADRVYAHVQQMVSVQLTEEESAYLATLPYFKEDYLEYLRGYRYKPEQVRIRAVPPTMAYEKNEFGEDGSDLEVTVEGPWVETIMWEIPLLAIVSEVTQRSRHSRVGPAEALANLHEKLDLFFANHTEEELATFKIADFGTRRRCSQAVQEAVVRTLKEDARFGPHLMGTSNYDLARRLGLPPVGTQAHEWFQAFQQLSSELHHSQIMAMDHWLQEYPQCLGIALTDCISMDAFLKDFGTRLANAYQGLRQDSGVPAEWGQKALTHYKLLGIDTHSKILVFSDGLDLEKAVELYKGFKEDINVLCGIGTQLTCSIKGVRPLNIVMKMVRCQGRPVAKLSDTPGKIAYDDLEYVEKLKAAFNVPKGGPV, from the coding sequence ATGGCCGACAGTGCGATGGCTCACGCGAACCAGTTCGCCCCGATTATGAAGTCGCTCCTGGACACGGATGCGTACAAACTGCACATGCAGCAGGCCGTCTTTCACCAGAACCCAACTGTCACTGCGGGCTACAAGTTCAACTGCCGTGACAAGGATGTCCATCTCGGCATCTACGCGGATCGGGTgtacgcgcacgtgcagcagaTGGTCAGTGTACAACTGACCGAAGAGGAGTCTGCCTACTTGGCAACGCTGCCCTACTTCAAGGAAGACTACCTCGAATACCTGCGCGGCTACCGCTACAAGCCGGAGCAGGTGCGCATTCGCGCCGTGCCGCCAACGATGGCATACGAGAAGAACGAGTTCGGTGAGGACGGCTCCGACCTGGAGGTGACGGTGGAGGGGCCATGGGTAGAAACAATTATGTGGGAAATCCCGCTACTGGCGATCGTCAGCGAGGTCACCCAACGCAGCCGCCACTCTCGCGTGGGTCCGGCTGAGGCGCTGGCGAACCTGCACGAGAAGCTGGATCTGTTCTTCGCTAATcacacggaggaggagcttgCCACCTTCAAGATTGCTGACTTTGGcacgcgccggcgctgcagccaggcggtgcaggaggcgGTCGTGCGGACACTGAAGGAGGATGCGCGATTCGGCCCGCACCTGATGGGCACGAGTAACTACGATCTGGCGCGGCGCCTTGGTCTGCCGCCTGTGGGCACTCAAGCGCACGAGTGGTTTCAGGCCTTTCAGCAGCTTTCTTCAGAGCTGCACCATTCCCAGATTATGGCGATGGACCACTGGCTACAGGAGTACCCCCAGTGCCTCGGCATTGCGCTTACGGATTGCATCTCAATGGACGCCTTCTTGAAGGACTTCGGCACGCGTCTGGCGAACGCCTATCAGGGACTGCGGCAAGACTCGGGTGTACCGGCGGAGTGGGGCCAGAAGGCCTTGACTCACTACAAGCTTCTCGGGATCGATACCCACTCCAAGATTCTTGTCTTCTCCGACGGGCTCGACCTGGAGAAAGCGGTGGAGTTGTACAAGGGCTTCAAGGAAGACATAAATGTGCTATGCGGCATCGGCACGCAGCTGACGTGCTCCATTAAAGGAGTTCGCCCGCTTAATATCGTCATGAAAATGGTCCGATGCCAGGGCAGGCCAGTCGCGAAGCTGTCGGACACCCCCGGCAAGATCGCGTACGACGACCTCGAGTACGTCGAGAAGCTGAAGGCCGCTTTTAACGTTCCAAAGGGCGGCCCCGTCTAG